A stretch of Corvus hawaiiensis isolate bCorHaw1 chromosome 8, bCorHaw1.pri.cur, whole genome shotgun sequence DNA encodes these proteins:
- the RUFY2 gene encoding RUN and FYVE domain-containing protein 2 isoform X4 has product MAVKDPTAVERANLLNMAKLSIKGLIESALSFGRTLDSDYPPLQQFFVVMEHCLKHGLKVRKSFLSYNKTIWGPLELVEKLYPEAEEIAASVRDLPGLKTPLGRARAWLRLALMQKKMADYLRCLIIQRDLLSEFYEYHALMMEEEGAVIVGLLVGLNVIDANLCVKGEDLDSQVGVIDFSVYLKSDDDIGGKERNVQIAAILDQKNYVEELNRQLNSTVSSLHARVDSLEKSNTKLIEELAIAKNNIIKLQEENHQLRSENTLILMKTQHHLEATKVDVEAELQTYKHSRQGLDEMYNEARRQLREEAQLRQDMENELVVQVSMKHEIELAMKLLEKDIHEKQDTLIGLRQQLDEVKAINVEMYQKLQVSEDAMKEKNEIISRLEDKTNQINATMKQLEQSDKDLLTQTRTIAMSFVKCASNEAQHQYKLVKDISF; this is encoded by the exons atGG CTGTAAAGGACCCTACAGCTGTAGAAAGAGCAAATTTATTGAACATGGCTAAATTGAGTATCAAAGGACTCATTGAATCAGCCTTGAGCTTTGGGCGCACTCTGGATTCTGACTACCCACCTTTGCAGCAGTTCTTTGTTGTCATGGAGCACTGCCTGAAGCATGGCCTGAAAG taAGAAAATCCTTTCTAAGTTACAATAAAACCATCTGGGGTCCTCTGGAACTTGTGGAGAAATTATATCCAGAAGCTGAGGAAATAGCAGCAAGTGTCAGAGATTTGCCTGGCCTTAA GACACCGCTGGGCCGTGCCCGGGCCTGGTTACGGTTAGCActgatgcagaagaaaatggcCGATTATCTTCGCTGTTTAATCATTCAGAGAGATCTCCTCAG TGAGTTTTATGAGTATCACGCACTAATGAtggaggaagaaggagcagTTATTGTTGGGCTGTTAGTTGGGCTAAATGTGATTGATGCCAACCTGTGTGTGAAGGGAGAAGATCTGGATTCACAA GTTGGGGTGATCGATTTCTCTGTGTATTTGAAGAGTGATGATGACATTGGGGGTAAAGAAAG AAATGTACAGATTGCTGCAATATTGGACCAAAAGAATTATGTTGAGGAACTAAACAGGCAACTGAA tagCACAGTTAGCAGTCTACATGCAAGAGTTGACTCACTGGAGAAGTCAAACACTAAACTGATTGAAGAG ttagCAATAGCCAAAAACAATATAATTAAACTTCAGGAAGAAAACCATCAATTAAGGAGTGAAAATACTCTGATTTTAATGAAGACGCAGCATCATCTAGAG GCAACTAAAGTGGATGTTGAAGCAGAGCTTCAGACATACAAACACTCGAGGCAGGGCTTGGATGAGATGTACAATGAAGCACGCAGGCAGCTCCGGGAGGAGGCACAGCTGCGACAG GATATGGAGAATGAGCTAGTGGTTCAAGTTAGTATGAAACACGAGATAGAGCTTGCCATGAAGTTGCTGGAGAAAGATATCCATGAAAAGCAGGACACCCTCATCGGCCTGCGGCAGCAGCTTGATGAAGTTAAAGCAATTAACGTGGAAATGTACCAAAAGCTGCAG GTTTCTGAAGATgctatgaaagaaaagaatgaaataattaGTCGGTTAGAGGATAAGACCAATCAAATTAATGCAACTATGAAACAACTAGAACAAAG TGACAAAGATCTGTTAACTCAAACTAGGACTATTGCAATGTCATTCGTCAAATGTGCCAGCAATGAGGCTCAGCACCAGTATAAACTTGTCAAGGATATATCATTCTGA
- the RUFY2 gene encoding RUN and FYVE domain-containing protein 2 isoform X2: MAVKDPTAVERANLLNMAKLSIKGLIESALSFGRTLDSDYPPLQQFFVVMEHCLKHGLKVRKSFLSYNKTIWGPLELVEKLYPEAEEIAASVRDLPGLKTPLGRARAWLRLALMQKKMADYLRCLIIQRDLLSEFYEYHALMMEEEGAVIVGLLVGLNVIDANLCVKGEDLDSQVGVIDFSVYLKSDDDIGGKERNVQIAAILDQKNYVEELNRQLNTVSSLHARVDSLEKSNTKLIEELAIAKNNIIKLQEENHQLRSENTLILMKTQHHLEATKVDVEAELQTYKHSRQGLDEMYNEARRQLREEAQLRQDMENELVVQVSMKHEIELAMKLLEKDIHEKQDTLIGLRQQLDEVKAINVEMYQKLQVSEDAMKEKNEIISRLEDKTNQINATMKQLEQRLQQAEKAQMEAEAEDEKLKQEYVNKSESLQNEFSQKEKQLLQLETDLKIEKEWRQTLEDDLQKEKETVSHLRTETQEIVNLKKEFLKLQEKNKQLKSICEDQEAALQELASKLSESKLKIEDIKEANKALQGQVWLKDKEATHCKLCEKEFSLSKRKHHCRNCGEIFCNACSDNELPLPSSPKPVRVCDSCHAILIQRCSSNVP, translated from the exons atGG CTGTAAAGGACCCTACAGCTGTAGAAAGAGCAAATTTATTGAACATGGCTAAATTGAGTATCAAAGGACTCATTGAATCAGCCTTGAGCTTTGGGCGCACTCTGGATTCTGACTACCCACCTTTGCAGCAGTTCTTTGTTGTCATGGAGCACTGCCTGAAGCATGGCCTGAAAG taAGAAAATCCTTTCTAAGTTACAATAAAACCATCTGGGGTCCTCTGGAACTTGTGGAGAAATTATATCCAGAAGCTGAGGAAATAGCAGCAAGTGTCAGAGATTTGCCTGGCCTTAA GACACCGCTGGGCCGTGCCCGGGCCTGGTTACGGTTAGCActgatgcagaagaaaatggcCGATTATCTTCGCTGTTTAATCATTCAGAGAGATCTCCTCAG TGAGTTTTATGAGTATCACGCACTAATGAtggaggaagaaggagcagTTATTGTTGGGCTGTTAGTTGGGCTAAATGTGATTGATGCCAACCTGTGTGTGAAGGGAGAAGATCTGGATTCACAA GTTGGGGTGATCGATTTCTCTGTGTATTTGAAGAGTGATGATGACATTGGGGGTAAAGAAAG AAATGTACAGATTGCTGCAATATTGGACCAAAAGAATTATGTTGAGGAACTAAACAGGCAACTGAA CACAGTTAGCAGTCTACATGCAAGAGTTGACTCACTGGAGAAGTCAAACACTAAACTGATTGAAGAG ttagCAATAGCCAAAAACAATATAATTAAACTTCAGGAAGAAAACCATCAATTAAGGAGTGAAAATACTCTGATTTTAATGAAGACGCAGCATCATCTAGAG GCAACTAAAGTGGATGTTGAAGCAGAGCTTCAGACATACAAACACTCGAGGCAGGGCTTGGATGAGATGTACAATGAAGCACGCAGGCAGCTCCGGGAGGAGGCACAGCTGCGACAG GATATGGAGAATGAGCTAGTGGTTCAAGTTAGTATGAAACACGAGATAGAGCTTGCCATGAAGTTGCTGGAGAAAGATATCCATGAAAAGCAGGACACCCTCATCGGCCTGCGGCAGCAGCTTGATGAAGTTAAAGCAATTAACGTGGAAATGTACCAAAAGCTGCAG GTTTCTGAAGATgctatgaaagaaaagaatgaaataattaGTCGGTTAGAGGATAAGACCAATCAAATTAATGCAACTATGAAACAACTAGAACAAAG ATTGCAGCAAGCAGAGAAGGCTCAAATGGAGGCTGAGGCTGAGGATGAGAAACTTAAACAGGAGTATGTGAATAAATCTGAAAGCCTGCAGAACGAATTCTCCCAGAAGGAGAAACAGCT GCTTCAGCTGGAAACAGATTTGAAGATAGAGAAAGAGTGGCGGCAAACCCTAGAGGATGatcttcaaaaggaaaaggaaactgtATCTCATCTGAGAACAGAGACCCAAGAAATAGTTAATCTTAAGAAA gaaTTCCTTAAACTTCAGGAAAAGAACAAGCAACTGAAAAGCATATGTGAAGACCAAGAAGCTGCTCTCCAAGAACTGGCATCCAAGCTGAGCGA ATCAAAGCTGAAAATAGAAGATATAAAAGAAGCGAACAAGGCATTGCAG GGCCAGGTTTGGTTGAAGGACAAAGAGGCCACTCATTGCAAGCTATGTGAAAAGGAATTTTCACTTTCCAAAAGGAAG CATCACTGTAGGAACTGTGGGGAGATCTTCTGCAATGCCTGTTCTGACAATGAACTGCCTCTGCCCTCTTCACCAAAGCCTGTCCGAGTCTGTGATTCCTGCCATGCAATACTTATACAGAGGTGTTCTTCTAACGTGCCATAA
- the RUFY2 gene encoding RUN and FYVE domain-containing protein 2 isoform X3 — protein MQKKMADYLRCLIIQRDLLSEFYEYHALMMEEEGAVIVGLLVGLNVIDANLCVKGEDLDSQVGVIDFSVYLKSDDDIGGKERNVQIAAILDQKNYVEELNRQLNSTVSSLHARVDSLEKSNTKLIEELAIAKNNIIKLQEENHQLRSENTLILMKTQHHLEATKVDVEAELQTYKHSRQGLDEMYNEARRQLREEAQLRQDMENELVVQVSMKHEIELAMKLLEKDIHEKQDTLIGLRQQLDEVKAINVEMYQKLQVSEDAMKEKNEIISRLEDKTNQINATMKQLEQRLQQAEKAQMEAEAEDEKLKQEYVNKSESLQNEFSQKEKQLLQLETDLKIEKEWRQTLEDDLQKEKETVSHLRTETQEIVNLKKEFLKLQEKNKQLKSICEDQEAALQELASKLSESKLKIEDIKEANKALQGQVWLKDKEATHCKLCEKEFSLSKRKHHCRNCGEIFCNACSDNELPLPSSPKPVRVCDSCHAILIQRCSSNVP, from the exons atgcagaagaaaatggcCGATTATCTTCGCTGTTTAATCATTCAGAGAGATCTCCTCAG TGAGTTTTATGAGTATCACGCACTAATGAtggaggaagaaggagcagTTATTGTTGGGCTGTTAGTTGGGCTAAATGTGATTGATGCCAACCTGTGTGTGAAGGGAGAAGATCTGGATTCACAA GTTGGGGTGATCGATTTCTCTGTGTATTTGAAGAGTGATGATGACATTGGGGGTAAAGAAAG AAATGTACAGATTGCTGCAATATTGGACCAAAAGAATTATGTTGAGGAACTAAACAGGCAACTGAA tagCACAGTTAGCAGTCTACATGCAAGAGTTGACTCACTGGAGAAGTCAAACACTAAACTGATTGAAGAG ttagCAATAGCCAAAAACAATATAATTAAACTTCAGGAAGAAAACCATCAATTAAGGAGTGAAAATACTCTGATTTTAATGAAGACGCAGCATCATCTAGAG GCAACTAAAGTGGATGTTGAAGCAGAGCTTCAGACATACAAACACTCGAGGCAGGGCTTGGATGAGATGTACAATGAAGCACGCAGGCAGCTCCGGGAGGAGGCACAGCTGCGACAG GATATGGAGAATGAGCTAGTGGTTCAAGTTAGTATGAAACACGAGATAGAGCTTGCCATGAAGTTGCTGGAGAAAGATATCCATGAAAAGCAGGACACCCTCATCGGCCTGCGGCAGCAGCTTGATGAAGTTAAAGCAATTAACGTGGAAATGTACCAAAAGCTGCAG GTTTCTGAAGATgctatgaaagaaaagaatgaaataattaGTCGGTTAGAGGATAAGACCAATCAAATTAATGCAACTATGAAACAACTAGAACAAAG ATTGCAGCAAGCAGAGAAGGCTCAAATGGAGGCTGAGGCTGAGGATGAGAAACTTAAACAGGAGTATGTGAATAAATCTGAAAGCCTGCAGAACGAATTCTCCCAGAAGGAGAAACAGCT GCTTCAGCTGGAAACAGATTTGAAGATAGAGAAAGAGTGGCGGCAAACCCTAGAGGATGatcttcaaaaggaaaaggaaactgtATCTCATCTGAGAACAGAGACCCAAGAAATAGTTAATCTTAAGAAA gaaTTCCTTAAACTTCAGGAAAAGAACAAGCAACTGAAAAGCATATGTGAAGACCAAGAAGCTGCTCTCCAAGAACTGGCATCCAAGCTGAGCGA ATCAAAGCTGAAAATAGAAGATATAAAAGAAGCGAACAAGGCATTGCAG GGCCAGGTTTGGTTGAAGGACAAAGAGGCCACTCATTGCAAGCTATGTGAAAAGGAATTTTCACTTTCCAAAAGGAAG CATCACTGTAGGAACTGTGGGGAGATCTTCTGCAATGCCTGTTCTGACAATGAACTGCCTCTGCCCTCTTCACCAAAGCCTGTCCGAGTCTGTGATTCCTGCCATGCAATACTTATACAGAGGTGTTCTTCTAACGTGCCATAA
- the RUFY2 gene encoding RUN and FYVE domain-containing protein 2 isoform X1 gives MAVKDPTAVERANLLNMAKLSIKGLIESALSFGRTLDSDYPPLQQFFVVMEHCLKHGLKVRKSFLSYNKTIWGPLELVEKLYPEAEEIAASVRDLPGLKTPLGRARAWLRLALMQKKMADYLRCLIIQRDLLSEFYEYHALMMEEEGAVIVGLLVGLNVIDANLCVKGEDLDSQVGVIDFSVYLKSDDDIGGKERNVQIAAILDQKNYVEELNRQLNSTVSSLHARVDSLEKSNTKLIEELAIAKNNIIKLQEENHQLRSENTLILMKTQHHLEATKVDVEAELQTYKHSRQGLDEMYNEARRQLREEAQLRQDMENELVVQVSMKHEIELAMKLLEKDIHEKQDTLIGLRQQLDEVKAINVEMYQKLQVSEDAMKEKNEIISRLEDKTNQINATMKQLEQRLQQAEKAQMEAEAEDEKLKQEYVNKSESLQNEFSQKEKQLLQLETDLKIEKEWRQTLEDDLQKEKETVSHLRTETQEIVNLKKEFLKLQEKNKQLKSICEDQEAALQELASKLSESKLKIEDIKEANKALQGQVWLKDKEATHCKLCEKEFSLSKRKHHCRNCGEIFCNACSDNELPLPSSPKPVRVCDSCHAILIQRCSSNVP, from the exons atGG CTGTAAAGGACCCTACAGCTGTAGAAAGAGCAAATTTATTGAACATGGCTAAATTGAGTATCAAAGGACTCATTGAATCAGCCTTGAGCTTTGGGCGCACTCTGGATTCTGACTACCCACCTTTGCAGCAGTTCTTTGTTGTCATGGAGCACTGCCTGAAGCATGGCCTGAAAG taAGAAAATCCTTTCTAAGTTACAATAAAACCATCTGGGGTCCTCTGGAACTTGTGGAGAAATTATATCCAGAAGCTGAGGAAATAGCAGCAAGTGTCAGAGATTTGCCTGGCCTTAA GACACCGCTGGGCCGTGCCCGGGCCTGGTTACGGTTAGCActgatgcagaagaaaatggcCGATTATCTTCGCTGTTTAATCATTCAGAGAGATCTCCTCAG TGAGTTTTATGAGTATCACGCACTAATGAtggaggaagaaggagcagTTATTGTTGGGCTGTTAGTTGGGCTAAATGTGATTGATGCCAACCTGTGTGTGAAGGGAGAAGATCTGGATTCACAA GTTGGGGTGATCGATTTCTCTGTGTATTTGAAGAGTGATGATGACATTGGGGGTAAAGAAAG AAATGTACAGATTGCTGCAATATTGGACCAAAAGAATTATGTTGAGGAACTAAACAGGCAACTGAA tagCACAGTTAGCAGTCTACATGCAAGAGTTGACTCACTGGAGAAGTCAAACACTAAACTGATTGAAGAG ttagCAATAGCCAAAAACAATATAATTAAACTTCAGGAAGAAAACCATCAATTAAGGAGTGAAAATACTCTGATTTTAATGAAGACGCAGCATCATCTAGAG GCAACTAAAGTGGATGTTGAAGCAGAGCTTCAGACATACAAACACTCGAGGCAGGGCTTGGATGAGATGTACAATGAAGCACGCAGGCAGCTCCGGGAGGAGGCACAGCTGCGACAG GATATGGAGAATGAGCTAGTGGTTCAAGTTAGTATGAAACACGAGATAGAGCTTGCCATGAAGTTGCTGGAGAAAGATATCCATGAAAAGCAGGACACCCTCATCGGCCTGCGGCAGCAGCTTGATGAAGTTAAAGCAATTAACGTGGAAATGTACCAAAAGCTGCAG GTTTCTGAAGATgctatgaaagaaaagaatgaaataattaGTCGGTTAGAGGATAAGACCAATCAAATTAATGCAACTATGAAACAACTAGAACAAAG ATTGCAGCAAGCAGAGAAGGCTCAAATGGAGGCTGAGGCTGAGGATGAGAAACTTAAACAGGAGTATGTGAATAAATCTGAAAGCCTGCAGAACGAATTCTCCCAGAAGGAGAAACAGCT GCTTCAGCTGGAAACAGATTTGAAGATAGAGAAAGAGTGGCGGCAAACCCTAGAGGATGatcttcaaaaggaaaaggaaactgtATCTCATCTGAGAACAGAGACCCAAGAAATAGTTAATCTTAAGAAA gaaTTCCTTAAACTTCAGGAAAAGAACAAGCAACTGAAAAGCATATGTGAAGACCAAGAAGCTGCTCTCCAAGAACTGGCATCCAAGCTGAGCGA ATCAAAGCTGAAAATAGAAGATATAAAAGAAGCGAACAAGGCATTGCAG GGCCAGGTTTGGTTGAAGGACAAAGAGGCCACTCATTGCAAGCTATGTGAAAAGGAATTTTCACTTTCCAAAAGGAAG CATCACTGTAGGAACTGTGGGGAGATCTTCTGCAATGCCTGTTCTGACAATGAACTGCCTCTGCCCTCTTCACCAAAGCCTGTCCGAGTCTGTGATTCCTGCCATGCAATACTTATACAGAGGTGTTCTTCTAACGTGCCATAA